Proteins encoded by one window of Akkermansia muciniphila ATCC BAA-835:
- a CDS encoding acyl-CoA carboxylase subunit beta: protein MAIDPKLIDDLNSRRKKVILSGGQEKIDKRHEKGEMTARDRMGYLFEEGTFSEIGMHVRHNCHNFGMGKKEIPGDGVVSGFGLVDGRPVACAASDFLAQGGSLGYMHAMKIADAQKYALKAGIPMVTVNDSGGARLQEGVAALSGYAQVFYNNVLASGVVPQISMILGPCAGGAAYSPALTDFIIMRNSGNAGMYITGPKVIEQVTYEKCTMDDIGSAAIHATVSGNVHFVADSDAHAMDILKRLLSFLPSNNTEEPPHKLNTPLDLSADEGMSDLIPGDNRTPLDVQPIISRLVDNGDFLEVHKDFAKNVVVGFGRICGVVVGIIANQPNVKAGCLDIDSSDKAARFIRFCNAFNIPLVNLVDVPGFLPGKNQERGGIIRHGAKLIFAYSQATVPKVTLIMRKAYGGAYIAMCCKDLGADAVFAWPGAEIAVMGAEGAVPVLYGRELKAVEDPAEKAKRQGELLEEYREAFYNPYVAAGMGQITEVINPEETRAKIAFALRTLLNKKEVRPAKKHGNIPL, encoded by the coding sequence ATGGCTATTGATCCCAAATTGATTGACGATCTGAACAGCCGCCGCAAGAAGGTCATCCTCAGCGGCGGTCAGGAAAAGATCGACAAGAGACATGAAAAGGGCGAAATGACAGCCCGCGACCGCATGGGGTACCTCTTTGAGGAAGGCACCTTCTCGGAAATCGGCATGCATGTGCGCCACAACTGCCACAACTTCGGCATGGGTAAGAAGGAAATCCCCGGCGACGGCGTCGTTTCCGGTTTCGGCCTGGTGGACGGCCGCCCGGTAGCCTGCGCGGCCTCCGATTTCCTGGCCCAGGGCGGTTCCCTCGGCTACATGCACGCCATGAAAATTGCGGATGCTCAGAAGTATGCGCTGAAAGCCGGCATCCCGATGGTGACCGTGAACGACTCCGGCGGCGCGCGCCTCCAGGAAGGAGTGGCGGCCCTTTCCGGATACGCCCAGGTATTTTACAACAATGTGCTTGCCTCCGGCGTGGTTCCGCAAATCTCCATGATCCTGGGCCCCTGCGCGGGCGGCGCGGCCTACTCCCCCGCCCTGACGGACTTCATCATCATGCGCAATTCCGGCAACGCGGGCATGTACATCACCGGTCCCAAAGTGATTGAACAGGTCACGTATGAAAAATGCACGATGGACGACATCGGCTCCGCCGCCATTCACGCCACCGTGTCCGGCAACGTCCATTTCGTAGCGGACAGCGACGCGCACGCCATGGACATCCTGAAGAGGCTTCTTTCCTTCCTTCCTTCCAACAACACGGAAGAACCGCCCCACAAACTGAACACTCCGCTGGACCTGAGCGCTGACGAAGGCATGAGCGACCTGATTCCCGGCGACAACCGCACGCCGCTGGACGTCCAGCCCATCATCAGCCGTCTGGTGGACAACGGGGACTTCCTGGAAGTACACAAGGACTTCGCCAAAAATGTCGTCGTCGGATTCGGCCGCATCTGCGGCGTGGTGGTCGGCATCATCGCCAACCAGCCCAATGTGAAAGCCGGCTGCCTGGATATCGACTCCTCCGACAAGGCCGCACGCTTCATCCGTTTCTGCAACGCGTTCAATATTCCGTTGGTGAACCTGGTGGACGTGCCCGGCTTCCTGCCCGGCAAGAACCAGGAACGGGGCGGCATTATCCGCCACGGCGCCAAACTTATCTTCGCCTATTCCCAGGCCACGGTGCCCAAAGTCACCCTGATCATGCGGAAAGCCTACGGCGGCGCCTACATCGCCATGTGCTGCAAGGACCTGGGCGCTGACGCCGTCTTCGCCTGGCCTGGTGCGGAAATTGCCGTTATGGGTGCGGAAGGCGCCGTCCCGGTACTCTACGGCCGCGAACTGAAGGCTGTGGAAGACCCGGCGGAAAAAGCCAAGCGCCAGGGCGAACTTCTGGAAGAATACCGGGAAGCCTTTTACAACCCGTATGTGGCGGCCGGCATGGGGCAGATTACGGAAGTCATCAATCCGGAAGAAACCCGCGCCAAAATCGCCTTCGCCCTGCGCACCCTGCTGAACAAGAAGGAAGTGCGCCCGGCCAAGAAACACGGCAACATTCCGCTCTAA
- the mce gene encoding methylmalonyl-CoA epimerase: MIQQIDHIGIAVKSLDATVPYYRDALGLGEPHIEEVPTQKVRVAMFDVAGVHIELLEPTSPESAIAKAIEKKGEGIHHIAFKTNDIAGNISQAKEAGLTVLNDPPVPGAHNTQVTFLHPKCTFGVLTEFCQHPGSCECGK; the protein is encoded by the coding sequence ATGATTCAGCAAATTGACCATATCGGCATCGCCGTCAAGAGCCTTGACGCCACCGTCCCCTATTACCGCGATGCGCTCGGGCTCGGAGAGCCCCACATTGAGGAAGTTCCCACTCAAAAGGTCCGCGTCGCCATGTTTGACGTTGCCGGAGTCCACATCGAACTGCTCGAACCCACCTCTCCGGAAAGCGCTATCGCCAAGGCTATTGAGAAAAAAGGGGAAGGCATCCACCACATCGCTTTCAAGACCAATGACATCGCCGGAAATATCTCCCAGGCCAAGGAAGCAGGCCTTACCGTGCTGAACGACCCGCCCGTCCCCGGCGCTCACAACACGCAGGTCACCTTCCTGCATCCCAAGTGCACCTTCGGCGTCCTGACCGAATTCTGCCAGCACCCCGGCAGCTGCGAATGCGGCAAGTAA
- a CDS encoding biotin/lipoyl-containing protein: MKKLRITVDGKVFDVSVELLDQVSSTTAAPAPAPVAAPAPAASAPVAAPAPAPAPAPAPAAAGAGDVPSPLAGKVVSLDVAAGAPVKAGDQILTLEAMKMNTIIYAPASGTLTAFCVNPGDTVQEGQALAKIG, from the coding sequence ATGAAGAAACTTCGCATCACCGTAGACGGCAAAGTATTTGACGTATCCGTAGAACTTCTGGACCAGGTGTCCTCCACCACTGCGGCGCCGGCCCCCGCACCTGTGGCCGCTCCCGCTCCTGCGGCTTCCGCCCCCGTGGCCGCCCCGGCCCCGGCTCCCGCACCTGCGCCGGCTCCGGCCGCCGCCGGCGCAGGAGACGTTCCCAGCCCGCTTGCCGGGAAGGTCGTCTCCCTGGACGTGGCAGCAGGCGCACCCGTGAAGGCCGGTGACCAGATTCTGACGCTGGAAGCCATGAAGATGAACACCATCATCTACGCTCCCGCCTCCGGCACGCTCACCGCTTTCTGCGTGAACCCGGGCGACACGGTTCAGGAAGGACAGGCACTGGCCAAAATTGGTTAA
- a CDS encoding sodium ion-translocating decarboxylase subunit beta, whose translation MWGIAILLLYLGVAKQYEPLLMVPIAFGALIANIPDNGMLITQLNQQVISSNEQGEVTATSLNNVGYLRVHVAPLQQAPSKVPANLTTPESRAQYQEIMQQPMQVYPGSQLTVSKIKSVRESQEKAKADAARLGDDSLTVDPNLKDFQNVTEDNGNEPVFLLTNGEGTTVVRQQGVNYFDTSGNRIPVDLKTQKLEPLVVSAAGKYVAVGQHTQELLVTSIHGGLYDWIGLGIKAEIFPPIIFLGVGALTDFGPLLAAPRTLLLGAAAQVGVAATFFMALFMGFTPNESASIGIIGGADGPTSIFLTMKLAPHLLGAVAVAAYTYMSLVPLIQPPIMALLTTKKERLIRMKSLRTVSKSEKLFFAVLVTIVTILLIPDASPLIGMLMLGNFLRECKVTERLVQASQNEIINIVTIFLGTSVGLTMQGDRFLQSETLLIILLGIVAFGVATAGGVIAAKIMNLIWRKNPVNPLIGSAGVSAVPMAARVSHNVGQKYDPSNYLLMHAMGPNVAGVIGTAVIAGYYIATLAK comes from the coding sequence ATGTGGGGCATTGCCATTCTCCTCCTGTATCTGGGTGTAGCCAAGCAATACGAACCGCTCCTGATGGTTCCCATTGCTTTCGGCGCCCTCATTGCCAACATTCCGGATAACGGAATGCTCATCACCCAGCTGAACCAGCAGGTCATCTCCTCCAATGAACAGGGGGAAGTAACCGCCACGTCTCTGAACAACGTGGGGTACCTGCGCGTTCACGTGGCTCCGCTTCAGCAGGCTCCCTCCAAGGTGCCGGCCAATCTGACCACGCCTGAATCCCGTGCCCAGTATCAGGAAATCATGCAGCAGCCCATGCAGGTTTACCCCGGCAGCCAGCTGACCGTTTCCAAGATCAAGTCCGTGCGGGAATCCCAGGAAAAAGCAAAAGCTGACGCGGCCCGCCTGGGCGACGACAGCCTGACGGTGGACCCCAACCTGAAGGATTTCCAGAACGTGACGGAAGACAACGGCAATGAACCGGTCTTCCTGCTCACGAACGGAGAAGGGACCACCGTCGTCCGCCAGCAGGGCGTCAATTACTTTGACACCAGCGGCAACCGGATTCCGGTGGATCTGAAAACCCAGAAGCTGGAGCCCCTGGTGGTTTCAGCCGCAGGCAAATACGTGGCCGTAGGCCAGCATACCCAGGAACTGCTGGTCACCTCCATCCACGGGGGCCTGTATGACTGGATCGGGCTGGGCATCAAGGCTGAAATTTTCCCGCCCATCATCTTTCTGGGCGTAGGAGCCCTGACGGACTTCGGCCCGCTGCTTGCCGCTCCGCGCACCCTGCTTCTGGGCGCAGCGGCCCAGGTGGGCGTAGCCGCCACGTTCTTCATGGCCCTGTTCATGGGGTTCACCCCGAATGAATCCGCGTCCATCGGCATCATTGGCGGCGCTGACGGCCCTACCTCCATCTTCCTGACGATGAAGCTGGCCCCGCACCTGCTGGGCGCCGTGGCCGTGGCCGCATACACGTACATGTCCCTGGTTCCGCTGATACAGCCGCCCATCATGGCGTTGCTGACGACCAAGAAGGAACGCCTCATCCGCATGAAATCCCTGCGAACGGTCAGCAAGAGCGAAAAACTGTTTTTCGCCGTGCTGGTAACCATTGTCACCATTTTGCTGATTCCGGACGCATCCCCGCTGATCGGCATGCTGATGCTTGGCAACTTCCTGCGCGAATGCAAGGTGACGGAACGCTTGGTTCAGGCCTCCCAGAATGAAATCATCAACATCGTCACCATCTTCCTGGGAACCTCCGTGGGGCTCACGATGCAGGGCGACCGCTTCCTGCAGTCGGAAACGCTGCTGATCATCCTTCTGGGTATCGTCGCCTTCGGCGTGGCAACAGCGGGCGGAGTGATTGCCGCCAAGATTATGAACCTCATCTGGCGCAAGAATCCGGTCAACCCCCTGATCGGGTCCGCAGGCGTCTCCGCCGTCCCGATGGCAGCCCGCGTCTCCCACAATGTGGGCCAGAAGTACGACCCCTCCAACTACCTGCTCATGCACGCCATGGGTCCGAACGTTGCAGGCGTGATCGGCACCGCAGTCATCGCGGGCTACTACATCGCCACTCTGGCGAAATAA
- a CDS encoding biotin--[acetyl-CoA-carboxylase] ligase: MNSAASFSTPPEEEGPCGDWTYHEWAEAFSTNDLARTLPPGHIAVCRVQTGGRGRFNRKWIGEEGGLWASFTVPLSAPEDTAAGVHWGHLPLVAGLALFNMLRGMGLDSVRLRWPNDLLAGKSKLAGILVERPAENMAVIGIGINVFNDVSSIAGEIKDPPARLADLVRDCPSLHAVMASLGSHLNQVLSVFSHGGVPALQEGLSRAWAGERPVSILTDDETVRGIFTGIDDQGNPVLSLPAGTVRTIPAHLINRLLEE, from the coding sequence ATGAATTCCGCAGCCTCATTTTCCACCCCTCCGGAGGAGGAAGGACCATGCGGCGACTGGACTTATCATGAATGGGCTGAGGCTTTTTCCACCAATGATCTGGCCCGCACCCTCCCCCCGGGGCATATTGCCGTCTGCCGCGTTCAGACAGGAGGCCGCGGCAGGTTCAACCGCAAATGGATAGGGGAGGAAGGCGGCCTGTGGGCATCCTTCACCGTCCCCCTGTCCGCTCCTGAGGATACAGCGGCCGGCGTGCACTGGGGCCATTTGCCCCTGGTTGCGGGGCTGGCCCTGTTCAACATGCTCCGCGGCATGGGGCTGGATTCCGTGCGCCTGCGCTGGCCGAACGACCTGCTGGCGGGCAAATCCAAACTGGCGGGAATACTGGTGGAACGCCCGGCGGAGAACATGGCCGTCATCGGCATCGGCATCAATGTTTTCAATGATGTATCCTCCATCGCCGGGGAAATCAAGGACCCTCCGGCAAGGCTGGCGGATCTTGTTCGGGACTGCCCTTCCCTGCACGCCGTCATGGCTTCCCTGGGCAGTCATTTGAACCAGGTTCTTTCCGTCTTTTCCCACGGCGGCGTCCCCGCCCTTCAGGAGGGTCTGTCCCGGGCATGGGCCGGAGAAAGGCCGGTTTCCATTCTTACGGATGACGAAACCGTCCGGGGCATTTTTACAGGGATTGACGATCAGGGCAATCCTGTGCTATCCCTTCCGGCCGGCACCGTCCGCACCATTCCGGCGCACCTGATCAACAGGCTCCTCGAAGAATGA
- a CDS encoding acetyl-CoA hydrolase/transferase family protein, protein MSYKVLTPEEAASLIKHGHHIGLSGFTPAGTAKAVTAALAKIAEAEHEKGNPFQVSVFTGASTGDSCDGILSRAKAIRYRAPYTTNVDFRKAVNNGEIAYNDIHLSQMAQEVRYGFMGNVDIAIIEACEVTADGKIYLTAAGGIAPTICRLADKIIVELNAAHSKSAMGLHDVYEPLDPPYRREISIFKPSDRIGKPYIQVDPKKIVGVVETNWPDEARSFAAADPLTDKIGQNVADFLAADMKRGIIPSTFLPLQSGVGNIANAVLGALGRDKTIPAFEMYTEVIQNSVIGLIREGRVKFGSACSLTVTNNCLEGIYRDMDFFRDKLVLRPSEISNSPEVIRRLGVISINTAIEADIYGNVNSTHIGGTKMMNGIGGSGDFTRNAYISIFTCPSVAKDGKISAIVPMVSHHDHTEHDVNIIITEQGVADLRGKSPKERAQTIIENCVHPDYKNILWDYLKLSDGKAQTPQSIRAALGMHAELARSGDMKNVDWAQYK, encoded by the coding sequence ATGAGTTACAAGGTACTGACACCAGAAGAAGCAGCAAGCCTGATCAAGCATGGCCACCATATTGGGCTGAGCGGATTCACGCCCGCCGGAACGGCCAAGGCCGTTACGGCTGCACTGGCAAAAATCGCAGAAGCGGAACATGAGAAGGGGAACCCTTTCCAGGTGAGCGTCTTCACCGGTGCTTCCACCGGCGATTCCTGCGACGGGATCCTTTCCCGGGCCAAGGCAATCCGCTACCGCGCTCCCTACACCACCAACGTTGATTTCCGCAAGGCGGTGAACAACGGGGAAATCGCCTATAATGACATCCATTTGTCCCAGATGGCCCAGGAAGTGCGCTACGGGTTCATGGGCAACGTGGACATCGCCATTATTGAAGCCTGTGAAGTCACGGCCGACGGCAAAATTTACCTGACGGCCGCGGGCGGGATCGCTCCCACCATCTGCCGCCTGGCAGACAAAATTATCGTGGAATTAAACGCCGCCCACAGCAAGAGCGCCATGGGCCTGCACGACGTTTACGAACCCCTGGATCCTCCCTACCGCCGCGAAATTTCCATCTTCAAACCCAGCGACCGCATCGGCAAGCCGTACATCCAGGTTGACCCGAAAAAGATTGTGGGCGTTGTGGAAACCAACTGGCCGGATGAAGCCCGTTCCTTCGCCGCAGCGGATCCCCTGACCGATAAAATCGGGCAGAACGTGGCCGATTTCCTGGCTGCCGACATGAAACGGGGCATCATTCCCTCCACGTTCCTGCCTCTCCAGTCCGGCGTAGGCAACATCGCAAACGCGGTGCTGGGCGCCCTGGGCCGCGACAAGACGATTCCCGCGTTCGAGATGTACACGGAAGTCATCCAGAATTCCGTCATCGGCCTGATTCGGGAAGGCCGCGTGAAATTCGGCAGCGCCTGCTCCCTGACCGTGACGAACAACTGCCTGGAAGGCATTTACAGGGATATGGACTTTTTCCGCGACAAACTGGTGCTCCGTCCCTCGGAAATATCCAACAGCCCGGAAGTTATCCGCCGTCTCGGCGTCATCTCCATCAACACCGCCATTGAAGCCGACATTTACGGGAACGTCAACTCCACGCACATTGGCGGCACGAAGATGATGAACGGCATCGGCGGGTCCGGCGACTTCACGCGCAACGCCTACATCTCCATTTTCACCTGCCCGTCCGTTGCCAAGGACGGTAAGATCAGCGCCATCGTCCCCATGGTTTCCCACCATGACCATACGGAACATGACGTCAATATCATTATTACCGAGCAGGGGGTCGCGGACCTGCGCGGCAAGAGCCCGAAAGAACGGGCCCAGACCATTATTGAAAACTGCGTCCACCCGGATTACAAAAACATCCTCTGGGATTACCTGAAGCTGTCCGACGGCAAAGCCCAGACACCGCAATCCATCAGGGCCGCTTTGGGCATGCACGCCGAACTGGCCAGAAGCGGAGACATGAAGAATGTCGACTGGGCCCAGTATAAGTAA
- a CDS encoding TIGR03790 family protein, whose amino-acid sequence MLFLLASWFSAACAYELLPAHVAVVYNGKSELSRRMAREYARVRGVPEGNLVSLDCPMTSEISRKEYEDTIRVPLLEAARKQRWWVPSGIASSPLMNRKIFVLVLMADLPMKIRHETPAPLPGKGVNQMQTDRAAVDSELALLAVGGYERKSWQVNPYFNKREDFVGSGLPSFLVCRLDGLTPDTCMRLVAEPANVEKKGLWGWAVVDRGGPYAQGDRWLDDVFERVREAGIPAYLDDWPQTLPEKFPLSRDTALYCGWYAGNANGPFSDPSFRFRPGAIAMHLHSFSAADFKVPGRGWSSALLEKGAAVTVGNVYEPFLGACHRFDIFVDRLLDGYTVAEASWMSMPVLSWQGVVFGDPLYRPYARMKDMDVEPTEEDRYFQGWWASSVQFGDRWKDRSARLMESARKAPFSCLYEALALECLYRKEPARAGELLSSALDGAADARTRARLLLEILMAERARGGNKAFLQRADGIRGLMSSSAFLPALEEWLARVAPPPAPPKK is encoded by the coding sequence GTGTTATTTCTGCTGGCGTCGTGGTTTTCCGCCGCGTGTGCCTATGAGCTGCTGCCCGCTCATGTGGCCGTGGTTTATAACGGAAAATCCGAGCTGAGCCGCCGCATGGCCAGGGAGTATGCGCGGGTGCGCGGCGTTCCAGAAGGGAATCTCGTTTCCCTGGATTGCCCCATGACCAGCGAGATTTCGCGGAAGGAATATGAGGATACGATCCGCGTCCCGCTGCTGGAGGCGGCGCGGAAACAACGGTGGTGGGTGCCTTCCGGCATTGCGTCCTCCCCCTTGATGAACCGGAAGATTTTTGTGCTGGTGCTGATGGCGGACCTGCCGATGAAGATACGGCATGAAACGCCCGCTCCCCTTCCCGGGAAAGGCGTCAACCAGATGCAGACGGATCGCGCTGCGGTGGATTCCGAACTGGCTCTGCTGGCGGTGGGCGGTTATGAAAGGAAGTCCTGGCAGGTGAATCCCTATTTTAATAAAAGGGAGGATTTTGTGGGTTCCGGCCTTCCTTCGTTTCTGGTATGCCGCCTGGACGGACTGACGCCCGATACCTGCATGCGGCTGGTGGCGGAACCGGCGAACGTGGAGAAAAAAGGTTTATGGGGGTGGGCCGTTGTGGACCGGGGCGGTCCCTATGCCCAGGGGGACCGGTGGCTGGACGACGTGTTCGAGCGCGTGAGGGAGGCGGGCATTCCCGCTTATCTGGATGACTGGCCCCAGACCCTGCCGGAAAAATTCCCCTTGAGCCGGGATACGGCTCTTTACTGCGGGTGGTATGCGGGGAATGCGAACGGACCGTTTTCGGATCCTTCGTTCCGCTTCCGGCCCGGGGCGATAGCCATGCATCTGCATTCCTTCAGCGCCGCCGATTTCAAGGTCCCCGGCAGGGGGTGGAGTTCCGCCCTGCTGGAGAAGGGGGCTGCTGTGACGGTGGGAAATGTGTATGAGCCGTTCCTGGGCGCCTGCCACCGCTTTGATATTTTTGTGGACCGCCTCCTGGACGGCTATACCGTGGCGGAGGCTTCCTGGATGAGCATGCCTGTGCTGTCCTGGCAGGGGGTGGTGTTCGGAGACCCCCTGTACCGTCCATACGCCCGCATGAAGGATATGGACGTGGAGCCGACGGAAGAAGACCGTTATTTCCAGGGGTGGTGGGCTTCCTCCGTGCAGTTCGGAGACCGCTGGAAGGACCGTTCCGCGCGTTTGATGGAGTCCGCCCGGAAGGCCCCTTTTTCCTGCCTTTATGAAGCTCTGGCGCTGGAATGCCTGTACCGGAAGGAACCGGCCCGCGCCGGAGAGCTCCTTTCCTCCGCCCTGGACGGCGCGGCTGACGCCCGCACCCGCGCGCGCCTGCTGCTGGAAATCCTGATGGCGGAACGGGCCCGGGGCGGCAACAAGGCCTTTCTGCAGCGGGCGGACGGCATCCGGGGCCTTATGTCTTCCTCCGCTTTTCTTCCTGCGCTGGAGGAATGGCTTGCCAGGGTGGCTCCGCCGCCGGCCCCGCCGAAAAAATAA
- a CDS encoding OadG family transporter subunit gives MLLTTLAFAFAQGIANVMNNLNYQVVGIMVVMLCLGGMAVILTVSGSIAAAIQNRAKAKTAAPVAVPAAAPAAAGKPGMTPEMLAILSAAVDSAMTELTPEMVAVISAAVDAGLDGMSHRIVEIKQSPGSGYAAAGRAEIFASHRIRPSR, from the coding sequence ATGTTACTTACAACACTCGCTTTTGCCTTCGCACAGGGCATCGCCAACGTTATGAACAATCTGAACTATCAGGTTGTCGGCATCATGGTGGTTATGCTGTGCCTGGGAGGCATGGCCGTCATTCTGACCGTCAGCGGCTCCATCGCCGCCGCCATTCAGAACAGGGCCAAAGCCAAAACAGCCGCTCCCGTAGCCGTTCCTGCCGCCGCTCCCGCTGCGGCGGGCAAACCGGGCATGACTCCGGAAATGCTCGCCATCCTTTCCGCCGCCGTGGATTCCGCCATGACGGAGCTTACGCCGGAAATGGTGGCCGTCATCTCCGCCGCCGTGGACGCAGGCCTGGACGGCATGAGCCACCGCATCGTGGAAATCAAGCAATCCCCGGGTTCCGGCTATGCGGCCGCGGGCAGGGCGGAAATTTTCGCCTCCCACCGCATCAGGCCTTCCCGCTGA